A single window of Pieris rapae chromosome 4, ilPieRapa1.1, whole genome shotgun sequence DNA harbors:
- the LOC110992743 gene encoding protein alan shepard isoform X1, whose amino-acid sequence MASAGAQFRGGAQQWAAAYAPPCRYPPPQQSYAAAPSPYTPHQGIYLQYSGIGMSGGCGAAGTRVPTAASPANTASSSSSNSAGGTRSTSLSTAPPPPASSTSTTGASGEQLSRTNLYIRGLNQNTTDKDLVQMCQMYGNIISTKAILDKNTNKCKGYGFVDFETIASAEAAVKGLQAKGVQAQMAKVGIWFLRRLNRQQEQDPTNLYMANLPPHFKENDVDQLLAKFGQVVSTRILRDTHGHSKGVGFARMESREKCEQIIQMFNGNPIPGAKEPLLVKFADGGNKKKTSYNKQNDNGRGWRDNTDSIQLYLQQAMSVGGVYGGVANAECGVYRGGAGVYFHPQLHHHHAPHPAAWLAPYAALIPPAPAPHPHPHIPIDAVPSQYVNWDSLRPENEVYYFASPPYQYFAGPNPPVIQMPMESEHASTAASPDEAYQPYPPPK is encoded by the exons ATGGCGAGCGCGGGCGCGCAATTCCGCGGCGGCGCGCAGCAGTGGGCCGCGGCCTACGCGCCGCCCTGCCGCTATCCGCCACCGCAGCAGTCTTACGCGGCGGCTCCTAGTCCTTACACCCCCCACcag GGTATATATTTACAGTACTCCGGCATCGGTATGTCGGGCGGTTGCGGCGCGGCCGGCACGCGCGTGCCTACCGCCGCGTCTCCGGCCAATACAGCATCTAGTTCCTCGTCGAACTCAGCAGGGGGCACTCGCTCCACTAGCCTCAGCACCGCCCCACCTCCACCAGCTTCCTCCACGTCGACCACGGGAGCTTCGGGGGAGCAACTAAGCCGTACTAATCTCTATATACGAGGCCTCAATCAAAACACCACGGATAAGGACCTCGTACAAATGTGCCAaat GTATGGCAACATAATTTCGACAAAAGCTATATtggataaaaatacaaataaatgtaaag gTTACGGTTTTGTAGATTTTGAGACGATTGCGTCGGCGGAGGCGGCTGTTAAGGGATTACAGGCGAAAGGTGTCCAAGCCCAGATGGCTAAAGTGGGTATCTGGTTCCTGCGTAGACTGAACCGT CAACAAGAACAGGATCCAACCAACTTGTACATGGCCAATCTACCGCCGCACTTCAAGGAGAATGATGTGGACCAACTGTTGGCCAAGTTTGGACAAGTGGTCTCGACGAGAATCCTACGCGACACTCATGGACATAGCAAGGGTGTTGGTTTCGCAAGGATGGAGTCTAGGGAAAAATGCGAGCAGATTATTCAA ATGTTCAATGGAAACCCAATACCGGGAGCCAAGGAACCGCTACTCGTGAAGTTTGCTGATGGCGGAAACAAGAAAAAGACATCTTATAACAAGCAAAACGATAATGGCCGAGGATGGAGGGATAACACTGATTCCATACAg TTATACTTACAGCAGGCGATGAGCGTGGGGGGCGTGTATGGGGGCGTAGCGAACGCGGAGTGCGGCGTGTACCGTGGCGGTGCCGGCGTGTACTTCCACCCGCAGTTGCACCACCACCACGCGCCGCACCCAGCGGCGTGGCTGGCTCCTTACGCTGCGCTCATTCCGCCCGCGCCCGCTCCGCATCCACACCCGCATATACCTATAGATGCTGTGCCTAGCCAATAT GTAAACTGGGACAGCTTAAGGCCGGAAAACGAAGTATAC tacTTTGCATCACCTCCGTACCAGTACTTCGCGGGCCCCAATCCGCCGGTGATACAGATGCCTATGGAGAGTGAGCATGCGTCCACGGCCGCCTCACCCGACGAGGCTTACCAGCCCTACCCGCCTCCCAAGTAG
- the LOC110992743 gene encoding protein alan shepard isoform X2, whose amino-acid sequence MASAGAQFRGGAQQWAAAYAPPCRYPPPQQSYAAAPSPYTPHQGIYLQYSGIGMSGGCGAAGTRVPTAASPANTASSSSSNSAGGTRSTSLSTAPPPPASSTSTTGASGEQLSRTNLYIRGLNQNTTDKDLVQMCQMYGNIISTKAILDKNTNKCKGYGFVDFETIASAEAAVKGLQAKGVQAQMAKVGIWFLRRLNRQQEQDPTNLYMANLPPHFKENDVDQLLAKFGQVVSTRILRDTHGHSKGVGFARMESREKCEQIIQMFNGNPIPGAKEPLLVKFADGGNKKKTSYNKQNDNGRGWRDNTDSIQQAMSVGGVYGGVANAECGVYRGGAGVYFHPQLHHHHAPHPAAWLAPYAALIPPAPAPHPHPHIPIDAVPSQYVNWDSLRPENEVYYFASPPYQYFAGPNPPVIQMPMESEHASTAASPDEAYQPYPPPK is encoded by the exons ATGGCGAGCGCGGGCGCGCAATTCCGCGGCGGCGCGCAGCAGTGGGCCGCGGCCTACGCGCCGCCCTGCCGCTATCCGCCACCGCAGCAGTCTTACGCGGCGGCTCCTAGTCCTTACACCCCCCACcag GGTATATATTTACAGTACTCCGGCATCGGTATGTCGGGCGGTTGCGGCGCGGCCGGCACGCGCGTGCCTACCGCCGCGTCTCCGGCCAATACAGCATCTAGTTCCTCGTCGAACTCAGCAGGGGGCACTCGCTCCACTAGCCTCAGCACCGCCCCACCTCCACCAGCTTCCTCCACGTCGACCACGGGAGCTTCGGGGGAGCAACTAAGCCGTACTAATCTCTATATACGAGGCCTCAATCAAAACACCACGGATAAGGACCTCGTACAAATGTGCCAaat GTATGGCAACATAATTTCGACAAAAGCTATATtggataaaaatacaaataaatgtaaag gTTACGGTTTTGTAGATTTTGAGACGATTGCGTCGGCGGAGGCGGCTGTTAAGGGATTACAGGCGAAAGGTGTCCAAGCCCAGATGGCTAAAGTGGGTATCTGGTTCCTGCGTAGACTGAACCGT CAACAAGAACAGGATCCAACCAACTTGTACATGGCCAATCTACCGCCGCACTTCAAGGAGAATGATGTGGACCAACTGTTGGCCAAGTTTGGACAAGTGGTCTCGACGAGAATCCTACGCGACACTCATGGACATAGCAAGGGTGTTGGTTTCGCAAGGATGGAGTCTAGGGAAAAATGCGAGCAGATTATTCAA ATGTTCAATGGAAACCCAATACCGGGAGCCAAGGAACCGCTACTCGTGAAGTTTGCTGATGGCGGAAACAAGAAAAAGACATCTTATAACAAGCAAAACGATAATGGCCGAGGATGGAGGGATAACACTGATTCCATACAg CAGGCGATGAGCGTGGGGGGCGTGTATGGGGGCGTAGCGAACGCGGAGTGCGGCGTGTACCGTGGCGGTGCCGGCGTGTACTTCCACCCGCAGTTGCACCACCACCACGCGCCGCACCCAGCGGCGTGGCTGGCTCCTTACGCTGCGCTCATTCCGCCCGCGCCCGCTCCGCATCCACACCCGCATATACCTATAGATGCTGTGCCTAGCCAATAT GTAAACTGGGACAGCTTAAGGCCGGAAAACGAAGTATAC tacTTTGCATCACCTCCGTACCAGTACTTCGCGGGCCCCAATCCGCCGGTGATACAGATGCCTATGGAGAGTGAGCATGCGTCCACGGCCGCCTCACCCGACGAGGCTTACCAGCCCTACCCGCCTCCCAAGTAG
- the LOC110992743 gene encoding protein alan shepard isoform X5, which produces MASAGAQFRGGAQQWAAAYAPPCRYPPPQQSYAAAPSPYTPHQGIYLQYSGIGMSGGCGAAGTRVPTAASPANTASSSSSNSAGGTRSTSLSTAPPPPASSTSTTGASGEQLSRTNLYIRGLNQNTTDKDLVQMCQMYGNIISTKAILDKNTNKCKGYGFVDFETIASAEAAVKGLQAKGVQAQMAKVGIWFLRRLNRQQEQDPTNLYMANLPPHFKENDVDQLLAKFGQVVSTRILRDTHGHSKGVGFARMESREKCEQIIQMFNGNPIPGAKEPLLVKFADGGNKKKTSYNKQNDNGRGWRDNTDSIQLYLQQAMSVGGVYGGVANAECGVYRGGAGVYFHPQLHHHHAPHPAAWLAPYAALIPPAPAPHPHPHIPIDAVPSQYYFASPPYQYFAGPNPPVIQMPMESEHASTAASPDEAYQPYPPPK; this is translated from the exons ATGGCGAGCGCGGGCGCGCAATTCCGCGGCGGCGCGCAGCAGTGGGCCGCGGCCTACGCGCCGCCCTGCCGCTATCCGCCACCGCAGCAGTCTTACGCGGCGGCTCCTAGTCCTTACACCCCCCACcag GGTATATATTTACAGTACTCCGGCATCGGTATGTCGGGCGGTTGCGGCGCGGCCGGCACGCGCGTGCCTACCGCCGCGTCTCCGGCCAATACAGCATCTAGTTCCTCGTCGAACTCAGCAGGGGGCACTCGCTCCACTAGCCTCAGCACCGCCCCACCTCCACCAGCTTCCTCCACGTCGACCACGGGAGCTTCGGGGGAGCAACTAAGCCGTACTAATCTCTATATACGAGGCCTCAATCAAAACACCACGGATAAGGACCTCGTACAAATGTGCCAaat GTATGGCAACATAATTTCGACAAAAGCTATATtggataaaaatacaaataaatgtaaag gTTACGGTTTTGTAGATTTTGAGACGATTGCGTCGGCGGAGGCGGCTGTTAAGGGATTACAGGCGAAAGGTGTCCAAGCCCAGATGGCTAAAGTGGGTATCTGGTTCCTGCGTAGACTGAACCGT CAACAAGAACAGGATCCAACCAACTTGTACATGGCCAATCTACCGCCGCACTTCAAGGAGAATGATGTGGACCAACTGTTGGCCAAGTTTGGACAAGTGGTCTCGACGAGAATCCTACGCGACACTCATGGACATAGCAAGGGTGTTGGTTTCGCAAGGATGGAGTCTAGGGAAAAATGCGAGCAGATTATTCAA ATGTTCAATGGAAACCCAATACCGGGAGCCAAGGAACCGCTACTCGTGAAGTTTGCTGATGGCGGAAACAAGAAAAAGACATCTTATAACAAGCAAAACGATAATGGCCGAGGATGGAGGGATAACACTGATTCCATACAg TTATACTTACAGCAGGCGATGAGCGTGGGGGGCGTGTATGGGGGCGTAGCGAACGCGGAGTGCGGCGTGTACCGTGGCGGTGCCGGCGTGTACTTCCACCCGCAGTTGCACCACCACCACGCGCCGCACCCAGCGGCGTGGCTGGCTCCTTACGCTGCGCTCATTCCGCCCGCGCCCGCTCCGCATCCACACCCGCATATACCTATAGATGCTGTGCCTAGCCAATAT tacTTTGCATCACCTCCGTACCAGTACTTCGCGGGCCCCAATCCGCCGGTGATACAGATGCCTATGGAGAGTGAGCATGCGTCCACGGCCGCCTCACCCGACGAGGCTTACCAGCCCTACCCGCCTCCCAAGTAG
- the LOC110992743 gene encoding protein alan shepard isoform X3, which produces MASAGAQFRGGAQQWAAAYAPPCRYPPPQQSYAAAPSPYTPHQYSGIGMSGGCGAAGTRVPTAASPANTASSSSSNSAGGTRSTSLSTAPPPPASSTSTTGASGEQLSRTNLYIRGLNQNTTDKDLVQMCQMYGNIISTKAILDKNTNKCKGYGFVDFETIASAEAAVKGLQAKGVQAQMAKVGIWFLRRLNRQQEQDPTNLYMANLPPHFKENDVDQLLAKFGQVVSTRILRDTHGHSKGVGFARMESREKCEQIIQMFNGNPIPGAKEPLLVKFADGGNKKKTSYNKQNDNGRGWRDNTDSIQLYLQQAMSVGGVYGGVANAECGVYRGGAGVYFHPQLHHHHAPHPAAWLAPYAALIPPAPAPHPHPHIPIDAVPSQYVNWDSLRPENEVYYFASPPYQYFAGPNPPVIQMPMESEHASTAASPDEAYQPYPPPK; this is translated from the exons ATGGCGAGCGCGGGCGCGCAATTCCGCGGCGGCGCGCAGCAGTGGGCCGCGGCCTACGCGCCGCCCTGCCGCTATCCGCCACCGCAGCAGTCTTACGCGGCGGCTCCTAGTCCTTACACCCCCCACcag TACTCCGGCATCGGTATGTCGGGCGGTTGCGGCGCGGCCGGCACGCGCGTGCCTACCGCCGCGTCTCCGGCCAATACAGCATCTAGTTCCTCGTCGAACTCAGCAGGGGGCACTCGCTCCACTAGCCTCAGCACCGCCCCACCTCCACCAGCTTCCTCCACGTCGACCACGGGAGCTTCGGGGGAGCAACTAAGCCGTACTAATCTCTATATACGAGGCCTCAATCAAAACACCACGGATAAGGACCTCGTACAAATGTGCCAaat GTATGGCAACATAATTTCGACAAAAGCTATATtggataaaaatacaaataaatgtaaag gTTACGGTTTTGTAGATTTTGAGACGATTGCGTCGGCGGAGGCGGCTGTTAAGGGATTACAGGCGAAAGGTGTCCAAGCCCAGATGGCTAAAGTGGGTATCTGGTTCCTGCGTAGACTGAACCGT CAACAAGAACAGGATCCAACCAACTTGTACATGGCCAATCTACCGCCGCACTTCAAGGAGAATGATGTGGACCAACTGTTGGCCAAGTTTGGACAAGTGGTCTCGACGAGAATCCTACGCGACACTCATGGACATAGCAAGGGTGTTGGTTTCGCAAGGATGGAGTCTAGGGAAAAATGCGAGCAGATTATTCAA ATGTTCAATGGAAACCCAATACCGGGAGCCAAGGAACCGCTACTCGTGAAGTTTGCTGATGGCGGAAACAAGAAAAAGACATCTTATAACAAGCAAAACGATAATGGCCGAGGATGGAGGGATAACACTGATTCCATACAg TTATACTTACAGCAGGCGATGAGCGTGGGGGGCGTGTATGGGGGCGTAGCGAACGCGGAGTGCGGCGTGTACCGTGGCGGTGCCGGCGTGTACTTCCACCCGCAGTTGCACCACCACCACGCGCCGCACCCAGCGGCGTGGCTGGCTCCTTACGCTGCGCTCATTCCGCCCGCGCCCGCTCCGCATCCACACCCGCATATACCTATAGATGCTGTGCCTAGCCAATAT GTAAACTGGGACAGCTTAAGGCCGGAAAACGAAGTATAC tacTTTGCATCACCTCCGTACCAGTACTTCGCGGGCCCCAATCCGCCGGTGATACAGATGCCTATGGAGAGTGAGCATGCGTCCACGGCCGCCTCACCCGACGAGGCTTACCAGCCCTACCCGCCTCCCAAGTAG
- the LOC110992743 gene encoding protein alan shepard isoform X4, translated as MASAGAQFRGGAQQWAAAYAPPCRYPPPQQSYAAAPSPYTPHQYSGIGMSGGCGAAGTRVPTAASPANTASSSSSNSAGGTRSTSLSTAPPPPASSTSTTGASGEQLSRTNLYIRGLNQNTTDKDLVQMCQMYGNIISTKAILDKNTNKCKGYGFVDFETIASAEAAVKGLQAKGVQAQMAKVGIWFLRRLNRQQEQDPTNLYMANLPPHFKENDVDQLLAKFGQVVSTRILRDTHGHSKGVGFARMESREKCEQIIQMFNGNPIPGAKEPLLVKFADGGNKKKTSYNKQNDNGRGWRDNTDSIQQAMSVGGVYGGVANAECGVYRGGAGVYFHPQLHHHHAPHPAAWLAPYAALIPPAPAPHPHPHIPIDAVPSQYVNWDSLRPENEVYYFASPPYQYFAGPNPPVIQMPMESEHASTAASPDEAYQPYPPPK; from the exons ATGGCGAGCGCGGGCGCGCAATTCCGCGGCGGCGCGCAGCAGTGGGCCGCGGCCTACGCGCCGCCCTGCCGCTATCCGCCACCGCAGCAGTCTTACGCGGCGGCTCCTAGTCCTTACACCCCCCACcag TACTCCGGCATCGGTATGTCGGGCGGTTGCGGCGCGGCCGGCACGCGCGTGCCTACCGCCGCGTCTCCGGCCAATACAGCATCTAGTTCCTCGTCGAACTCAGCAGGGGGCACTCGCTCCACTAGCCTCAGCACCGCCCCACCTCCACCAGCTTCCTCCACGTCGACCACGGGAGCTTCGGGGGAGCAACTAAGCCGTACTAATCTCTATATACGAGGCCTCAATCAAAACACCACGGATAAGGACCTCGTACAAATGTGCCAaat GTATGGCAACATAATTTCGACAAAAGCTATATtggataaaaatacaaataaatgtaaag gTTACGGTTTTGTAGATTTTGAGACGATTGCGTCGGCGGAGGCGGCTGTTAAGGGATTACAGGCGAAAGGTGTCCAAGCCCAGATGGCTAAAGTGGGTATCTGGTTCCTGCGTAGACTGAACCGT CAACAAGAACAGGATCCAACCAACTTGTACATGGCCAATCTACCGCCGCACTTCAAGGAGAATGATGTGGACCAACTGTTGGCCAAGTTTGGACAAGTGGTCTCGACGAGAATCCTACGCGACACTCATGGACATAGCAAGGGTGTTGGTTTCGCAAGGATGGAGTCTAGGGAAAAATGCGAGCAGATTATTCAA ATGTTCAATGGAAACCCAATACCGGGAGCCAAGGAACCGCTACTCGTGAAGTTTGCTGATGGCGGAAACAAGAAAAAGACATCTTATAACAAGCAAAACGATAATGGCCGAGGATGGAGGGATAACACTGATTCCATACAg CAGGCGATGAGCGTGGGGGGCGTGTATGGGGGCGTAGCGAACGCGGAGTGCGGCGTGTACCGTGGCGGTGCCGGCGTGTACTTCCACCCGCAGTTGCACCACCACCACGCGCCGCACCCAGCGGCGTGGCTGGCTCCTTACGCTGCGCTCATTCCGCCCGCGCCCGCTCCGCATCCACACCCGCATATACCTATAGATGCTGTGCCTAGCCAATAT GTAAACTGGGACAGCTTAAGGCCGGAAAACGAAGTATAC tacTTTGCATCACCTCCGTACCAGTACTTCGCGGGCCCCAATCCGCCGGTGATACAGATGCCTATGGAGAGTGAGCATGCGTCCACGGCCGCCTCACCCGACGAGGCTTACCAGCCCTACCCGCCTCCCAAGTAG